A single genomic interval of Sceloporus undulatus isolate JIND9_A2432 ecotype Alabama chromosome 2, SceUnd_v1.1, whole genome shotgun sequence harbors:
- the LOC121924394 gene encoding RNA exonuclease 1 homolog isoform X2 produces MFRSAGYFKDFLCPFFHAGGCGRPHCQYRHSGAGLWEAPPTAQRPLRAPSERGLDKNIEELERINKEIQSVKTEFEEQKKLLYYSFGKDNIKNSLTPAGNYMQGNKSFSDEDDICNAHIKAKDCDISVSNNPSKSSKYTLDRSFPATDLEYDPLLNYCAGLRSSLKAEYKNDTHRYKRVKMFPCGNLEGTTKNPPCENRCRSSKKRSRNPSPIKLEIKMQESEDDTIIIDAPPMNIARKPRIHMTCKKQNRKESKEGSRTSAETVQNSKTPGTLSSMVEKTPKDTTVGLGNINSANGNKIEMKSTNGSCSSSGLKVNLLNLGNADEHCYFATEESNVSSQTNKEISSREDIFLENSHKDSGIKNVHGDIEGTETNVLDCPEEKKSQDDTELFESDDTMEECRRIFNEFVECEMRKEKRTKKAFATAKDPGLKTSMLSRQKRRIAHTAKFGIKASKEIIVPLKTPLPQQICPSKPLQAQQEAIQITTSVKSGQAFVAATCGSKKSTPVMPATPIQSMGPMVCLNVLEVQPIATNSGQVNILLPGNAITAVPCSLSSHGVKKSACMPVKMSSQRRSVVPELGSKVPNDIRQRYVNLFVEEFLKTCDTENEAFDKALTEEKAIYGRCGSKNMYLNIAVNRLKKLRDHGSVSSDGQCSTNKGTISASFKKQDGKHDFSGIALYRVLKDYVLTEEELKENGFPEPNPEKPGSALLKSGTVKLAISDTSRRLCCRCGKIYTVTLSGKHVRKEECNYHSGKVLRHKVPGGLETRYSCCEGVVGSPGCQVAKLHVHDGRNENTDGFVKTFIKPPPLDGNHGVFALDCEMCYTTHGLELSRVTVVDPTLYVVYDAFVKPDHEIIDFNNRLYGAKAEKMKTAVTSIRDVQAVLLNLFSTDTILIGHNLQSDLFALKLFHSKIVDTSVVFPHRLGLPHKRALRNLMADYLQRIIQDDVGGRDCSEDATACMELMLWKVRDGAKGRR; encoded by the exons GGGCCCCCTCAGAGCGGG GGCTTGATAAAAATATCGAAGAACTAGAAAGGATCAACAAGGAAATTCAGTCAGTGAAGACTGAATTTGAAGAGCAAAAGAAACTCTTGTATTATAGCTTTGGGAAAGATAATATTAAGAATTCCTTGACTCCTGCAGGAAATTACATGCAAGGAAACAAATCTTTTTCTGATGAAGACGATATCTGTAATGCTCATATAAAAGCTAAAGATTGTGACATTTCAGTCTCAAATAATCCTAGTaagtcaagtaaatacactcttGATCGTAGCTTCCCAGCTACCGATCTTGAATACGACCCCTTACTTAATTATTGCGCAGGCCTTAGGAGTTCCTTGAAGGCAGAGTATAAAAACGACACTCACCGTTATAAGCGTGTGAAAATGTTTCCGTGTGGAAATTTGGAAGGGACTACAAAAAATCCTCCATGTGAAAACAGATGTAGATCTTCAAAGAAGAGATCAAGAAATCCTTCCCCAATAAAGCTTGAAATAAAAATGCAGGAGTCAGAGGATGATACGATTATAATAGATGCTCCGCCAATGAATATAGCAAGGAAACCAAGAATACATATGACCTGTAAAAAGCAGAAtaggaaagaaagcaaggaaggtTCCAGAACTAGTGCAGAAACTGTGCAAAATTCAAAGACACCGGGGACTTTAAGTAGCATGGTGGAGAAAACACCAAAAGATACTACTGTTGGATTAGGTAATATTAATTCAGCTAatggaaataaaattgaaatgaaatcAACAAATGGAAGTTGCTCTTCGTCAGGTTTAAAAGTGAATTTATTGAATCTTGGAAATGCAGATGAGCATTGTTACTTTGCTACTgaagaaagtaatgtatcttctCAGACGAACAAAGAAATATCTTCCCGTGAAGACATCTTTCTTGAAAACTCTCATAAAGACTCTGGAATTAAAAATGTTCATGGGGATATTGAAGGAACCGAGACCAATGTGTTAGACTgtccagaagaaaaaaaatctcaagatGATACTGAACTTTTTGAATCTGATGATACTATGGAAGAATGCCGGAGAATTTTCAATGAGTTTGTTGAATGTGAAATGCGAAAGGAAAAACGGACAAAGAAG GCCTTTGCCACTGCAAAGGATCCAGGTTTGAAGACAAGTATGCTTTCCAGACAGAAGAGAAGAATTGCACACACTGCAAAATTTGGT ATTAAAGCCAGCAAAGAAATAATAGTGCCTTTGAAAACACCATTGCCACAGCAGATTTGTCCATCCAAACCCCTGCAAGCACAGCAAGAGGCAATCCAAATAACAACTTCTGTTAAAAGTGGTCAAgcttttgttgctgcaacttgtgGCTCAAAGAAGAGTACACCAGTAATGCCAGCAACTCCGATTCAAAGCATGGGACCTATGG TTTGTTTAAATGTACTTGAAGTTCAGCCTATTGCAACAAACAGTGGACAAGTGAATATACTACTTCCTGGAAATGCAATAACTGCAGTGCCATGTAGTCTTTCCAGTCATGGTGTGAAAAAAAGTGCTTGCATGCCAGTTAAG atGTCAAGCCAGAGAAGGTCTGTAGTTCCAGAGCTGGGATCCAAAGTACCAAATGACATAAGACAACGATATGTGAATTTGTTTGTTGAAGAATTCTTGAAAACATGTGATACAGAAAATGAAGCTTTTGACAAG GCATTAACAGAAGAAAAAGCAATATATGGCCGTTGTGGTAgtaaaaatatgtatttgaaCATAGCTGTGAACAGACTTAAAAAACTGAGAGATCATGGCAGTGTGTCATCAGATG GCCAATGTTCTACTAATAAAGGAACTATTTCagccagttttaaaaaacaagatggaaaacatg ATTTTTCAGGAATTGCTCTATATAGAGTTCTGAAAGATTATGTTTTGACTGaggaagaattaaaagaaaatggctTCCCTGAACCCAATCCTGAGAAACCTGGCAGTGCTCTGTTAAAAAGTGGCACTGTAAAACTAGCTATATCTGACA CATCCAGAAGACTTTGCTGTAGATGtggaaaaatatatactgtaactTTATCAGGAAAGCATGTTAGGAAAGAAGAATGTAACTACCATTCTGGTAAAGTATTAAGACATAAAG tTCCAGGTGGTTTGGAAACACGCTACAGTTGTTGTGAAGGAGTTGTTGGTTCTCCTGGATGTCAGGTTGCAAAG CTCCATGTTCATGATGGCAGAAATGAAAACACTGATGGTTTTGTGAAGACTTTCATCAAACCGCCACCTCTAGATGGAAATCATGGTGTATTTGCACTAGATTGTGAAATG tgTTACACAACACATGGTCTAGAACTGTCCAGAGTCACAGTAGTTGATCCTACTCTTTATGTCGTATACGACGCATTTGTAAAACCTGATCATGAAATCATAGATTTTAATAATAG ACTTTATGGAGCGAAAGCTGAAAAAATGAAGACTGCTGTAACATCCATTCGGGATGTGCAAGCAGTATTACTGAACTTGTTCAGCACAGATACTATTTTAATTGGACATAATTTACAGAGTGACTTATTTGCTCTTAAG CTGTTTCATAGTAAGATTGTGGATACATCAGTAGTTTTTCCCCATCGGCTAGGCTTGCCTCATAAAAGAGCACTTAGGAATCTTATGGCGGATTATCTCCAGAGAATTATTCAAGATGATG TTGGTGGTCGTGATTGTAGTGAAGATGCAACTGCCTGTATGGAACTTATGCTTTGGAAAGTAAGAGATGGCGCTAAAGGCCGAAGATAG
- the LOC121924394 gene encoding RNA exonuclease 1 homolog isoform X1 produces the protein MFRSAGYFKDFLCPFFHAGGCGRPHCQYRHSGAGLWEAPPTAQRPLRAPSERGLDKNIEELERINKEIQSVKTEFEEQKKLLYYSFGKDNIKNSLTPAGNYMQGNKSFSDEDDICNAHIKAKDCDISVSNNPSKSSKYTLDRSFPATDLEYDPLLNYCAGLRSSLKAEYKNDTHRYKRVKMFPCGNLEGTTKNPPCENRCRSSKKRSRNPSPIKLEIKMQESEDDTIIIDAPPMNIARKPRIHMTCKKQNRKESKEGSRTSAETVQNSKTPGTLSSMVEKTPKDTTVGLGNINSANGNKIEMKSTNGSCSSSGLKVNLLNLGNADEHCYFATEESNVSSQTNKEISSREDIFLENSHKDSGIKNVHGDIEGTETNVLDCPEEKKSQDDTELFESDDTMEECRRIFNEFVECEMRKEKRTKKAFATAKDPGLKTSMLSRQKRRIAHTAKFGQIKASKEIIVPLKTPLPQQICPSKPLQAQQEAIQITTSVKSGQAFVAATCGSKKSTPVMPATPIQSMGPMVCLNVLEVQPIATNSGQVNILLPGNAITAVPCSLSSHGVKKSACMPVKMSSQRRSVVPELGSKVPNDIRQRYVNLFVEEFLKTCDTENEAFDKALTEEKAIYGRCGSKNMYLNIAVNRLKKLRDHGSVSSDGQCSTNKGTISASFKKQDGKHDFSGIALYRVLKDYVLTEEELKENGFPEPNPEKPGSALLKSGTVKLAISDTSRRLCCRCGKIYTVTLSGKHVRKEECNYHSGKVLRHKVPGGLETRYSCCEGVVGSPGCQVAKLHVHDGRNENTDGFVKTFIKPPPLDGNHGVFALDCEMCYTTHGLELSRVTVVDPTLYVVYDAFVKPDHEIIDFNNRLYGAKAEKMKTAVTSIRDVQAVLLNLFSTDTILIGHNLQSDLFALKLFHSKIVDTSVVFPHRLGLPHKRALRNLMADYLQRIIQDDVGGRDCSEDATACMELMLWKVRDGAKGRR, from the exons GGGCCCCCTCAGAGCGGG GGCTTGATAAAAATATCGAAGAACTAGAAAGGATCAACAAGGAAATTCAGTCAGTGAAGACTGAATTTGAAGAGCAAAAGAAACTCTTGTATTATAGCTTTGGGAAAGATAATATTAAGAATTCCTTGACTCCTGCAGGAAATTACATGCAAGGAAACAAATCTTTTTCTGATGAAGACGATATCTGTAATGCTCATATAAAAGCTAAAGATTGTGACATTTCAGTCTCAAATAATCCTAGTaagtcaagtaaatacactcttGATCGTAGCTTCCCAGCTACCGATCTTGAATACGACCCCTTACTTAATTATTGCGCAGGCCTTAGGAGTTCCTTGAAGGCAGAGTATAAAAACGACACTCACCGTTATAAGCGTGTGAAAATGTTTCCGTGTGGAAATTTGGAAGGGACTACAAAAAATCCTCCATGTGAAAACAGATGTAGATCTTCAAAGAAGAGATCAAGAAATCCTTCCCCAATAAAGCTTGAAATAAAAATGCAGGAGTCAGAGGATGATACGATTATAATAGATGCTCCGCCAATGAATATAGCAAGGAAACCAAGAATACATATGACCTGTAAAAAGCAGAAtaggaaagaaagcaaggaaggtTCCAGAACTAGTGCAGAAACTGTGCAAAATTCAAAGACACCGGGGACTTTAAGTAGCATGGTGGAGAAAACACCAAAAGATACTACTGTTGGATTAGGTAATATTAATTCAGCTAatggaaataaaattgaaatgaaatcAACAAATGGAAGTTGCTCTTCGTCAGGTTTAAAAGTGAATTTATTGAATCTTGGAAATGCAGATGAGCATTGTTACTTTGCTACTgaagaaagtaatgtatcttctCAGACGAACAAAGAAATATCTTCCCGTGAAGACATCTTTCTTGAAAACTCTCATAAAGACTCTGGAATTAAAAATGTTCATGGGGATATTGAAGGAACCGAGACCAATGTGTTAGACTgtccagaagaaaaaaaatctcaagatGATACTGAACTTTTTGAATCTGATGATACTATGGAAGAATGCCGGAGAATTTTCAATGAGTTTGTTGAATGTGAAATGCGAAAGGAAAAACGGACAAAGAAG GCCTTTGCCACTGCAAAGGATCCAGGTTTGAAGACAAGTATGCTTTCCAGACAGAAGAGAAGAATTGCACACACTGCAAAATTTGGT CAGATTAAAGCCAGCAAAGAAATAATAGTGCCTTTGAAAACACCATTGCCACAGCAGATTTGTCCATCCAAACCCCTGCAAGCACAGCAAGAGGCAATCCAAATAACAACTTCTGTTAAAAGTGGTCAAgcttttgttgctgcaacttgtgGCTCAAAGAAGAGTACACCAGTAATGCCAGCAACTCCGATTCAAAGCATGGGACCTATGG TTTGTTTAAATGTACTTGAAGTTCAGCCTATTGCAACAAACAGTGGACAAGTGAATATACTACTTCCTGGAAATGCAATAACTGCAGTGCCATGTAGTCTTTCCAGTCATGGTGTGAAAAAAAGTGCTTGCATGCCAGTTAAG atGTCAAGCCAGAGAAGGTCTGTAGTTCCAGAGCTGGGATCCAAAGTACCAAATGACATAAGACAACGATATGTGAATTTGTTTGTTGAAGAATTCTTGAAAACATGTGATACAGAAAATGAAGCTTTTGACAAG GCATTAACAGAAGAAAAAGCAATATATGGCCGTTGTGGTAgtaaaaatatgtatttgaaCATAGCTGTGAACAGACTTAAAAAACTGAGAGATCATGGCAGTGTGTCATCAGATG GCCAATGTTCTACTAATAAAGGAACTATTTCagccagttttaaaaaacaagatggaaaacatg ATTTTTCAGGAATTGCTCTATATAGAGTTCTGAAAGATTATGTTTTGACTGaggaagaattaaaagaaaatggctTCCCTGAACCCAATCCTGAGAAACCTGGCAGTGCTCTGTTAAAAAGTGGCACTGTAAAACTAGCTATATCTGACA CATCCAGAAGACTTTGCTGTAGATGtggaaaaatatatactgtaactTTATCAGGAAAGCATGTTAGGAAAGAAGAATGTAACTACCATTCTGGTAAAGTATTAAGACATAAAG tTCCAGGTGGTTTGGAAACACGCTACAGTTGTTGTGAAGGAGTTGTTGGTTCTCCTGGATGTCAGGTTGCAAAG CTCCATGTTCATGATGGCAGAAATGAAAACACTGATGGTTTTGTGAAGACTTTCATCAAACCGCCACCTCTAGATGGAAATCATGGTGTATTTGCACTAGATTGTGAAATG tgTTACACAACACATGGTCTAGAACTGTCCAGAGTCACAGTAGTTGATCCTACTCTTTATGTCGTATACGACGCATTTGTAAAACCTGATCATGAAATCATAGATTTTAATAATAG ACTTTATGGAGCGAAAGCTGAAAAAATGAAGACTGCTGTAACATCCATTCGGGATGTGCAAGCAGTATTACTGAACTTGTTCAGCACAGATACTATTTTAATTGGACATAATTTACAGAGTGACTTATTTGCTCTTAAG CTGTTTCATAGTAAGATTGTGGATACATCAGTAGTTTTTCCCCATCGGCTAGGCTTGCCTCATAAAAGAGCACTTAGGAATCTTATGGCGGATTATCTCCAGAGAATTATTCAAGATGATG TTGGTGGTCGTGATTGTAGTGAAGATGCAACTGCCTGTATGGAACTTATGCTTTGGAAAGTAAGAGATGGCGCTAAAGGCCGAAGATAG
- the LOC121924394 gene encoding RNA exonuclease 1 homolog isoform X3, whose amino-acid sequence MFRSAGYFKDFLCPFFHAGGCGRPHCQYRHSGAGLWEAPPTAQRPLRAPSERGLDKNIEELERINKEIQSVKTEFEEQKKLLYYSFGKDNIKNSLTPAGNYMQGNKSFSDEDDICNAHIKAKDCDISVSNNPSKSSKYTLDRSFPATDLEYDPLLNYCAGLRSSLKAEYKNDTHRYKRVKMFPCGNLEGTTKNPPCENRCRSSKKRSRNPSPIKLEIKMQESEDDTIIIDAPPMNIARKPRIHMTCKKQNRKESKEGSRTSAETVQNSKTPGTLSSMVEKTPKDTTVGLGNINSANGNKIEMKSTNGSCSSSGLKVNLLNLGNADEHCYFATEESNVSSQTNKEISSREDIFLENSHKDSGIKNVHGDIEGTETNVLDCPEEKKSQDDTELFESDDTMEECRRIFNEFVECEMRKEKRTKKQIKASKEIIVPLKTPLPQQICPSKPLQAQQEAIQITTSVKSGQAFVAATCGSKKSTPVMPATPIQSMGPMVCLNVLEVQPIATNSGQVNILLPGNAITAVPCSLSSHGVKKSACMPVKMSSQRRSVVPELGSKVPNDIRQRYVNLFVEEFLKTCDTENEAFDKALTEEKAIYGRCGSKNMYLNIAVNRLKKLRDHGSVSSDGQCSTNKGTISASFKKQDGKHDFSGIALYRVLKDYVLTEEELKENGFPEPNPEKPGSALLKSGTVKLAISDTSRRLCCRCGKIYTVTLSGKHVRKEECNYHSGKVLRHKVPGGLETRYSCCEGVVGSPGCQVAKLHVHDGRNENTDGFVKTFIKPPPLDGNHGVFALDCEMCYTTHGLELSRVTVVDPTLYVVYDAFVKPDHEIIDFNNRLYGAKAEKMKTAVTSIRDVQAVLLNLFSTDTILIGHNLQSDLFALKLFHSKIVDTSVVFPHRLGLPHKRALRNLMADYLQRIIQDDVGGRDCSEDATACMELMLWKVRDGAKGRR is encoded by the exons GGGCCCCCTCAGAGCGGG GGCTTGATAAAAATATCGAAGAACTAGAAAGGATCAACAAGGAAATTCAGTCAGTGAAGACTGAATTTGAAGAGCAAAAGAAACTCTTGTATTATAGCTTTGGGAAAGATAATATTAAGAATTCCTTGACTCCTGCAGGAAATTACATGCAAGGAAACAAATCTTTTTCTGATGAAGACGATATCTGTAATGCTCATATAAAAGCTAAAGATTGTGACATTTCAGTCTCAAATAATCCTAGTaagtcaagtaaatacactcttGATCGTAGCTTCCCAGCTACCGATCTTGAATACGACCCCTTACTTAATTATTGCGCAGGCCTTAGGAGTTCCTTGAAGGCAGAGTATAAAAACGACACTCACCGTTATAAGCGTGTGAAAATGTTTCCGTGTGGAAATTTGGAAGGGACTACAAAAAATCCTCCATGTGAAAACAGATGTAGATCTTCAAAGAAGAGATCAAGAAATCCTTCCCCAATAAAGCTTGAAATAAAAATGCAGGAGTCAGAGGATGATACGATTATAATAGATGCTCCGCCAATGAATATAGCAAGGAAACCAAGAATACATATGACCTGTAAAAAGCAGAAtaggaaagaaagcaaggaaggtTCCAGAACTAGTGCAGAAACTGTGCAAAATTCAAAGACACCGGGGACTTTAAGTAGCATGGTGGAGAAAACACCAAAAGATACTACTGTTGGATTAGGTAATATTAATTCAGCTAatggaaataaaattgaaatgaaatcAACAAATGGAAGTTGCTCTTCGTCAGGTTTAAAAGTGAATTTATTGAATCTTGGAAATGCAGATGAGCATTGTTACTTTGCTACTgaagaaagtaatgtatcttctCAGACGAACAAAGAAATATCTTCCCGTGAAGACATCTTTCTTGAAAACTCTCATAAAGACTCTGGAATTAAAAATGTTCATGGGGATATTGAAGGAACCGAGACCAATGTGTTAGACTgtccagaagaaaaaaaatctcaagatGATACTGAACTTTTTGAATCTGATGATACTATGGAAGAATGCCGGAGAATTTTCAATGAGTTTGTTGAATGTGAAATGCGAAAGGAAAAACGGACAAAGAAG CAGATTAAAGCCAGCAAAGAAATAATAGTGCCTTTGAAAACACCATTGCCACAGCAGATTTGTCCATCCAAACCCCTGCAAGCACAGCAAGAGGCAATCCAAATAACAACTTCTGTTAAAAGTGGTCAAgcttttgttgctgcaacttgtgGCTCAAAGAAGAGTACACCAGTAATGCCAGCAACTCCGATTCAAAGCATGGGACCTATGG TTTGTTTAAATGTACTTGAAGTTCAGCCTATTGCAACAAACAGTGGACAAGTGAATATACTACTTCCTGGAAATGCAATAACTGCAGTGCCATGTAGTCTTTCCAGTCATGGTGTGAAAAAAAGTGCTTGCATGCCAGTTAAG atGTCAAGCCAGAGAAGGTCTGTAGTTCCAGAGCTGGGATCCAAAGTACCAAATGACATAAGACAACGATATGTGAATTTGTTTGTTGAAGAATTCTTGAAAACATGTGATACAGAAAATGAAGCTTTTGACAAG GCATTAACAGAAGAAAAAGCAATATATGGCCGTTGTGGTAgtaaaaatatgtatttgaaCATAGCTGTGAACAGACTTAAAAAACTGAGAGATCATGGCAGTGTGTCATCAGATG GCCAATGTTCTACTAATAAAGGAACTATTTCagccagttttaaaaaacaagatggaaaacatg ATTTTTCAGGAATTGCTCTATATAGAGTTCTGAAAGATTATGTTTTGACTGaggaagaattaaaagaaaatggctTCCCTGAACCCAATCCTGAGAAACCTGGCAGTGCTCTGTTAAAAAGTGGCACTGTAAAACTAGCTATATCTGACA CATCCAGAAGACTTTGCTGTAGATGtggaaaaatatatactgtaactTTATCAGGAAAGCATGTTAGGAAAGAAGAATGTAACTACCATTCTGGTAAAGTATTAAGACATAAAG tTCCAGGTGGTTTGGAAACACGCTACAGTTGTTGTGAAGGAGTTGTTGGTTCTCCTGGATGTCAGGTTGCAAAG CTCCATGTTCATGATGGCAGAAATGAAAACACTGATGGTTTTGTGAAGACTTTCATCAAACCGCCACCTCTAGATGGAAATCATGGTGTATTTGCACTAGATTGTGAAATG tgTTACACAACACATGGTCTAGAACTGTCCAGAGTCACAGTAGTTGATCCTACTCTTTATGTCGTATACGACGCATTTGTAAAACCTGATCATGAAATCATAGATTTTAATAATAG ACTTTATGGAGCGAAAGCTGAAAAAATGAAGACTGCTGTAACATCCATTCGGGATGTGCAAGCAGTATTACTGAACTTGTTCAGCACAGATACTATTTTAATTGGACATAATTTACAGAGTGACTTATTTGCTCTTAAG CTGTTTCATAGTAAGATTGTGGATACATCAGTAGTTTTTCCCCATCGGCTAGGCTTGCCTCATAAAAGAGCACTTAGGAATCTTATGGCGGATTATCTCCAGAGAATTATTCAAGATGATG TTGGTGGTCGTGATTGTAGTGAAGATGCAACTGCCTGTATGGAACTTATGCTTTGGAAAGTAAGAGATGGCGCTAAAGGCCGAAGATAG